A genome region from Rubinisphaera margarita includes the following:
- a CDS encoding DUF1501 domain-containing protein, whose amino-acid sequence MALHRTCDGARRRDFLKVGALGLSGLSLGNYLNLTQAGEIRQGAKAKSAIFINLPGGPTHMDTFDMKPDAPSEYRGEFNPIDTNVSGIQICEHLPNLAKVMDKFVILRGVSHTLAAHQLGSEYINTGNRPLPALEFPGYGAVVSKELPTRPELPPFVSIPNTAQRPGYLGVQYAPLHTGATPRAGQKFSVRGLELRNGLTVTDVERRANLRRDLDQTFLQFEKNNDLLRGLDRFSQQAYDMITSPQARDAFDVSQESPEFAKMFGESPFGQSCLLATRLIDSGVRFVSIATGGWDTHRDNWNNLKTRLLPPFDESLAALLAGLEMKGLLEETVVLVSGEFGRTPKINNERVGRDHYPRAMFMLMAGGGISGGRVIGASDDKALGPLNEAITPDDVAASFYHALGIDHEKEYHTNTGRPVMIVRDGHVLSELFA is encoded by the coding sequence ATGGCATTACATCGGACCTGCGACGGAGCCAGACGGCGTGATTTTCTCAAGGTCGGTGCTCTGGGCCTTTCCGGCCTTTCGCTCGGGAATTATCTCAACCTGACTCAGGCCGGCGAAATCCGCCAGGGCGCCAAAGCCAAGTCGGCGATTTTCATCAATCTGCCGGGCGGTCCGACTCACATGGACACGTTCGACATGAAGCCGGACGCCCCGTCGGAGTATCGCGGCGAGTTCAACCCCATCGACACCAATGTCTCCGGCATCCAGATCTGCGAGCATCTGCCGAATCTCGCCAAGGTGATGGACAAGTTCGTCATTCTTCGAGGGGTCTCTCACACGCTGGCCGCTCACCAGCTCGGTTCGGAGTACATCAATACCGGAAACCGCCCGCTTCCGGCTCTGGAATTTCCGGGTTATGGTGCGGTCGTTTCCAAGGAACTGCCGACCCGTCCCGAACTGCCACCGTTCGTTTCCATTCCGAATACTGCCCAGCGCCCCGGTTACCTGGGCGTGCAGTACGCGCCGCTTCACACGGGAGCCACTCCGCGTGCCGGGCAGAAGTTCAGCGTGCGTGGTCTGGAACTGCGGAACGGACTGACTGTGACCGACGTCGAACGCCGCGCGAACCTGCGTCGCGATCTGGATCAGACGTTCCTCCAGTTCGAGAAGAATAACGACCTGCTTCGCGGCCTGGACCGCTTCTCGCAGCAGGCCTACGACATGATCACCTCACCACAGGCCCGCGATGCCTTCGATGTCAGTCAGGAGTCGCCTGAGTTCGCCAAGATGTTCGGTGAGTCGCCCTTCGGTCAGAGCTGCCTGCTGGCAACGCGGTTGATCGACAGTGGAGTCCGTTTCGTTTCGATCGCCACCGGCGGTTGGGATACGCACCGGGATAACTGGAATAACCTCAAAACCCGTCTGTTGCCTCCGTTCGACGAATCGCTGGCCGCACTGTTGGCCGGCCTGGAAATGAAGGGCCTGCTGGAAGAAACTGTTGTTCTCGTCTCCGGCGAGTTCGGGCGGACGCCTAAGATCAACAACGAACGTGTCGGTCGCGATCACTATCCGCGGGCCATGTTCATGCTGATGGCCGGAGGTGGCATCTCTGGCGGTCGCGTGATCGGTGCCAGCGACGACAAAGCCCTGGGGCCGCTTAACGAAGCGATCACGCCGGACGATGTCGCCGCATCCTTCTACCATGCTCTCGGCATCGACCACGAGAAGGAATACCACACGAACACCGGCCGGCCGGTCATGATCGTCCGCGACGGTCATGTCCTTTCCGAACTGTTTGCTTAA
- a CDS encoding RNA polymerase sigma factor encodes MTDPVDNAKAGEDSPRSFDAAELYQRHAAGLRMFLLKQLHDPSQVDDVLQQTFRRFQEQKTKASQNGDSFHIHAGWLYQVAKNEALLVHRKQARKKKHEPRIASFLVQLRSGDRDLLIEAEQAKRVQDACQKLPEILRRVVELRIYEDMKFVEIAEFLKLPQGTVLSRMARALKILRVALSDMNSGDEE; translated from the coding sequence ATGACAGACCCTGTGGACAACGCGAAGGCGGGGGAAGACTCTCCCCGGTCCTTCGATGCTGCTGAGCTCTATCAGCGACACGCAGCCGGGTTACGGATGTTTCTTCTGAAGCAGCTGCACGATCCCAGTCAGGTCGACGATGTGCTTCAGCAGACCTTCCGGAGATTTCAGGAACAGAAAACAAAAGCGAGTCAGAACGGCGATTCCTTTCACATTCATGCCGGCTGGCTTTATCAGGTTGCGAAGAATGAAGCTCTCCTGGTTCACCGGAAGCAGGCGAGAAAGAAGAAACACGAGCCCCGGATCGCCAGCTTTCTGGTCCAACTCCGTTCCGGGGATCGTGACTTACTCATCGAAGCCGAGCAGGCCAAGCGTGTGCAGGACGCCTGCCAGAAACTTCCGGAGATTCTTCGACGCGTCGTGGAATTGCGGATTTACGAAGATATGAAGTTCGTTGAGATCGCGGAGTTCCTCAAACTCCCCCAGGGAACTGTCCTCTCTCGGATGGCCCGGGCTCTCAAGATTCTCAGAGTGGCTCTCAGTGATATGAATTCCGGCGACGAAGAGTAG
- a CDS encoding DUF1501 domain-containing protein, with protein MSLEHDLATRINRRAFLARSGVGLGAAALTSLLQRDGLANSSTPKANASFPNFRPRVKRVIFLCMAGGPSHLETFDYKPELERISGQPMPSSFTEGQPIAQLQGQELKAQGPLIPFRKHGSSGLEISDYLPWHGKMADDICVIKSMHTEQINHDPAHTFMNTGTAISGRPSMGSWIQYGLGAEADDLPGFVVMTSVGGRNPQPIASRQWGAGFLPSRYQGVEFNSSGDPVYYVKPPRGVSLSQQQKLVAAINQLDQHRQQTVRNPELDTRIAAYEMAFKMQTSVPDLMDMSNEPKHILDMYGAVPGDGSYASNCLLARRLAERGVRFIHLYHRGWDHHGGLDKYMKVCCGLTDQPTYALLTDLKQRGMLDETLIIWGGEFGRTPMFQGKGGVGRDHHIRGFSMWMAGGGIQGGTSYGNTDELGYHAVEKPVHVRDLHATMLHMLGIDWRKLYYQYQGLDMRLTGVEEAHVLKDIFS; from the coding sequence ATGTCCCTTGAACACGATCTGGCGACACGCATTAATCGCCGTGCTTTCCTGGCCCGTTCCGGCGTCGGCCTTGGAGCAGCGGCGCTCACGTCCCTGCTGCAGCGAGACGGACTCGCGAACAGTTCGACGCCCAAGGCGAATGCATCGTTTCCGAACTTTCGCCCGCGTGTGAAGCGGGTGATCTTCCTCTGCATGGCCGGCGGGCCTTCGCATCTGGAAACCTTCGACTACAAGCCGGAACTTGAACGAATCAGCGGCCAGCCGATGCCCTCTTCGTTCACCGAAGGCCAGCCGATCGCCCAGTTGCAGGGGCAGGAGCTGAAAGCTCAAGGGCCGTTGATTCCGTTCCGCAAGCATGGTTCGAGCGGACTGGAGATCAGCGACTATCTCCCCTGGCACGGCAAGATGGCCGATGACATCTGCGTCATCAAATCGATGCACACCGAGCAGATCAATCACGATCCGGCTCACACCTTCATGAACACCGGCACGGCGATTTCCGGCCGCCCGTCGATGGGGTCCTGGATTCAGTACGGCCTCGGTGCGGAAGCGGACGATCTTCCCGGCTTCGTGGTGATGACCAGCGTCGGCGGCCGCAACCCGCAGCCGATCGCTTCCCGTCAGTGGGGAGCCGGATTCCTGCCAAGCCGGTATCAGGGCGTCGAGTTCAACTCCAGTGGAGATCCTGTCTACTACGTGAAGCCGCCCAGGGGGGTATCGCTTTCTCAGCAGCAGAAGCTCGTCGCGGCGATTAACCAGCTCGATCAGCATCGCCAGCAGACGGTTCGCAACCCCGAACTCGACACCCGCATCGCCGCCTACGAGATGGCCTTCAAGATGCAGACCTCGGTTCCCGACCTGATGGACATGTCGAACGAGCCGAAGCACATTCTCGATATGTACGGAGCCGTGCCCGGCGATGGATCGTACGCGTCGAATTGCCTGCTCGCCCGACGTCTCGCCGAGCGTGGCGTGCGGTTTATCCATCTGTACCATCGTGGCTGGGACCATCACGGCGGCCTCGACAAGTACATGAAAGTCTGCTGCGGCCTGACCGATCAGCCGACGTATGCGTTGCTTACCGACTTGAAGCAACGGGGCATGCTCGATGAAACGCTCATCATCTGGGGTGGCGAGTTTGGCCGCACACCGATGTTTCAGGGCAAAGGGGGCGTCGGTCGCGATCACCATATCCGCGGCTTCTCAATGTGGATGGCCGGCGGCGGTATCCAGGGCGGCACCTCCTACGGCAACACCGACGAACTCGGCTACCACGCCGTCGAAAAGCCGGTCCACGTCCGCGATCTGCACGCGACGATGCTCCACATGCTGGGGATCGACTGGCGGAAGCTGTATTATCAGTACCAGGGCCTCGACATGCGGCTGACGGGCGTGGAAGAAGCTCACGTGCTGAAGGACATCTTCAGCTGA
- a CDS encoding ABC transporter permease: MQTAARRYFTHLMTAIGPLIALGVVVMLFGIADAYQPNGGKFLSFSNMQRMSVNMATVAVAALGMTFIIIAGGIDLSAGTAMALCATVLAYCLKEDMAPSLAFGLCLLTGCVCGLINGILISSLRMIPFIVTLGTMSIYLGVAKLIAKETTVRPNRLEQVPEWMRQFLSTRDDALVFGLPFGVWIALILSLIVAAILKYTVFSRHVFALGSNENTARLCGIHVTRTKILVYAVGGLFIGMAGLFQFSRLSVGNPTSGLGKELQIIAAVVIGGGSLSGGSGTVLGTLAGAGIMAAIQSGCTQLGISNPLQDMILGGIIITAVFVDQIRHRRSS; the protein is encoded by the coding sequence ATGCAAACGGCTGCCCGTCGATACTTCACTCATTTGATGACCGCGATCGGCCCGCTGATTGCGCTCGGGGTCGTGGTGATGCTGTTCGGCATTGCCGACGCCTATCAGCCGAACGGCGGGAAGTTTCTCAGCTTCAGCAACATGCAGCGGATGTCGGTCAACATGGCGACCGTAGCCGTGGCGGCTCTGGGGATGACGTTCATCATCATCGCCGGCGGGATCGATCTTTCGGCGGGAACGGCGATGGCGCTCTGCGCCACGGTGCTGGCGTACTGCCTGAAAGAAGACATGGCCCCGTCTCTGGCGTTTGGGCTCTGTCTGCTGACCGGCTGCGTGTGCGGTCTGATCAACGGCATCCTGATCAGCAGCCTGAGGATGATTCCGTTTATTGTGACGCTGGGGACGATGTCGATTTATCTCGGCGTGGCGAAGCTGATCGCCAAAGAAACGACCGTCCGCCCGAACCGCCTCGAACAGGTGCCCGAGTGGATGCGGCAGTTCCTGAGCACGCGGGACGACGCCCTGGTCTTCGGATTGCCCTTCGGGGTCTGGATCGCGCTCATTCTTTCGCTCATTGTCGCGGCGATCCTCAAGTACACCGTATTCAGTCGGCATGTCTTCGCGCTCGGCTCGAATGAGAACACGGCCCGCCTGTGCGGTATTCACGTGACGCGAACGAAGATTCTCGTCTACGCCGTGGGGGGGCTGTTCATCGGGATGGCCGGGCTGTTTCAGTTTTCGCGGCTCTCGGTCGGCAATCCGACCTCCGGGCTGGGGAAGGAACTGCAGATCATCGCCGCGGTGGTGATTGGCGGAGGAAGTTTGAGCGGAGGGAGCGGGACCGTGCTCGGAACTCTGGCCGGGGCGGGAATCATGGCGGCCATTCAGAGCGGCTGCACTCAGCTTGGGATCAGTAACCCCCTGCAGGATATGATCTTAGGGGGAATCATCATCACCGCTGTCTTCGTCGACCAGATCCGCCATCGCCGCTCGAGCTGA
- a CDS encoding DUF1549 and DUF1553 domain-containing protein, producing the protein MQMRLLALALGLSLPLALETASRADTIPSIDQRFNENCTEVPDFQRHLLPMMSKIGCNGRSCHGSFQGRGGFQLSLFGYDFNMDHKGLSERIDTEDPLESYALHKATNVEEHEGGERIVKDSWQYHVFLKWIASGAQGAEKPHKLTRLEVTPSEIVFQKSGQSQSVNVVAVWEDGTREDVTPLCRFQSNDTSIAEVDENGKITAASVGDSHVVVFYDNGIYAVPVIQPVSDRVGDKYPQVAAPTRVDELVVEKLRKLGVVQSDVCTDEEFLRRVSLDIAGTLPTPEQVLEFAKDTNPHKRNAKIDELLETPAYTAWWATRLNDMTGNTVNQLNNVSYDNNKVTQEWFEWVRLRVERNVPYDKIVEGIVLASSQREDETYEDYSARMSETFRDDSCQSFAEQDSLPYFWARRNFQKDEDRAIGFAYTFLGIRIQCAQCHKHPFDQWTQEDFTQFQPVFARTRYSANGTDRKEYQKLLASIDVDETLRGNQLRRELAKELKKGKVVPFPALIDTPPRTSGRNKGKAPQQTARMLGGDPFNLNEYDNPREPLMQWLRTDVQDLFARAFVNRVWANYFHRGIVEPTDDLSMANPPSNAALLDHLTQGFIASSFDMKWLHREICNSRTYQLSWQPNETNIHDDRNFGRAVPRRIHAEVALDAIAQATSESEKNSSYLTSLDGRAIAIPGSGQGRGGNNYALTIFGKSARENNCDCERSSEPTLLQTLYLNNDNELLSSIESRRGWLDELAREWKVSSPAKSNKEARPANYDEVIARYEKYLAKVKKQDDPKKIQEVKSRLRAYREKYGDSEEAQPAESTKVAAVDYKDAVQTAYLRTLSRQPSESELATAVEAIRTAESPLVGMRDLLWALLNTKEFIVNH; encoded by the coding sequence ATGCAAATGCGATTGCTCGCTCTCGCGTTGGGGCTGTCCCTGCCGCTGGCACTGGAAACCGCCAGCCGGGCGGACACCATTCCGTCCATCGATCAGCGGTTCAACGAGAACTGCACTGAAGTGCCGGATTTCCAGCGGCACCTGCTTCCCATGATGAGCAAGATCGGCTGTAACGGCCGCTCCTGCCACGGCTCCTTCCAGGGACGAGGCGGGTTCCAGTTGTCCCTGTTCGGTTACGACTTCAACATGGATCACAAAGGTCTGTCGGAACGCATCGACACCGAAGATCCGCTCGAAAGTTATGCCCTGCACAAAGCCACCAATGTCGAAGAGCACGAAGGCGGCGAACGGATTGTCAAAGACAGCTGGCAGTACCACGTCTTTCTGAAGTGGATCGCGTCGGGTGCCCAGGGAGCCGAGAAGCCCCACAAGCTCACCCGACTCGAAGTCACTCCCAGCGAGATCGTCTTCCAGAAGTCCGGCCAGTCTCAATCCGTGAATGTGGTTGCCGTCTGGGAAGACGGAACTCGCGAAGATGTCACGCCCCTTTGCCGCTTTCAGTCGAACGATACCTCGATCGCAGAAGTCGATGAGAACGGCAAAATCACAGCCGCCTCGGTCGGCGACTCGCACGTCGTGGTCTTCTATGACAACGGCATCTACGCAGTCCCCGTGATCCAGCCGGTTAGCGACAGGGTCGGCGACAAGTACCCGCAGGTCGCGGCTCCGACCCGGGTCGATGAACTTGTTGTCGAGAAACTGCGCAAACTGGGCGTTGTCCAGTCCGATGTCTGCACCGACGAAGAGTTCCTGCGTCGTGTTTCGCTCGATATCGCCGGCACGCTGCCGACCCCGGAACAGGTGCTTGAGTTCGCCAAAGACACGAATCCCCACAAGCGTAATGCTAAAATCGATGAACTGCTCGAAACCCCCGCCTATACGGCCTGGTGGGCGACACGACTGAACGACATGACCGGCAACACGGTCAACCAGCTCAATAACGTTTCGTACGACAACAACAAAGTCACTCAGGAATGGTTCGAGTGGGTTCGTCTGCGAGTCGAACGCAACGTGCCCTACGATAAAATCGTCGAAGGCATCGTCCTGGCTTCGAGTCAGCGTGAAGACGAAACCTACGAAGACTATTCGGCCCGGATGTCCGAGACCTTCCGCGACGATTCGTGCCAGTCGTTCGCCGAACAGGATTCACTGCCGTATTTCTGGGCTCGTCGTAACTTCCAGAAAGACGAAGACCGCGCCATTGGCTTCGCTTACACATTCCTGGGAATTCGCATTCAATGTGCCCAGTGTCACAAGCACCCTTTCGACCAGTGGACCCAGGAAGACTTCACGCAATTCCAGCCGGTCTTCGCCCGCACTCGCTATTCTGCGAACGGAACCGACCGAAAAGAATACCAGAAGCTGCTCGCCAGCATCGATGTCGACGAGACGCTTCGCGGCAACCAGTTGCGACGCGAACTGGCCAAAGAGTTGAAGAAGGGCAAAGTCGTGCCGTTCCCTGCTCTCATCGATACGCCTCCTCGCACCTCTGGTCGCAACAAAGGCAAAGCTCCTCAGCAGACTGCTCGCATGCTCGGCGGTGATCCATTCAACCTCAATGAGTACGACAATCCCCGTGAACCGCTGATGCAGTGGCTGCGGACCGATGTGCAGGATCTGTTCGCCAGAGCCTTCGTGAATCGCGTCTGGGCCAACTACTTCCATCGCGGCATCGTCGAACCCACTGATGACCTGAGCATGGCCAACCCGCCAAGCAACGCCGCCTTGTTGGATCACCTCACTCAGGGGTTCATCGCCAGCAGCTTCGATATGAAGTGGCTGCACCGCGAGATCTGTAACAGCCGGACTTATCAGCTTAGCTGGCAGCCGAATGAAACGAACATCCACGACGATCGAAACTTCGGTCGTGCGGTGCCTCGACGAATTCACGCCGAAGTGGCGCTGGACGCGATTGCTCAGGCCACCTCGGAATCGGAAAAGAACTCGTCCTACCTCACCAGCCTCGACGGACGGGCAATCGCGATCCCGGGCAGTGGTCAGGGACGCGGAGGGAACAACTACGCCCTCACGATCTTCGGCAAGTCGGCTCGTGAGAACAACTGCGACTGCGAACGCTCCAGCGAACCGACACTGCTGCAGACCCTGTATCTCAACAACGACAACGAACTGCTTTCTTCGATTGAATCGCGCCGCGGTTGGCTCGACGAACTCGCTCGCGAGTGGAAAGTCAGCAGTCCGGCAAAGAGCAATAAAGAAGCTCGTCCGGCCAACTACGACGAAGTCATCGCCCGCTACGAGAAGTATCTCGCCAAGGTGAAGAAGCAGGACGACCCGAAGAAGATCCAGGAAGTGAAGTCCCGGCTGCGAGCCTATCGTGAGAAGTACGGAGATTCCGAAGAAGCCCAGCCTGCCGAGTCGACAAAAGTCGCTGCAGTGGACTACAAGGATGCCGTGCAGACCGCCTACCTGAGGACACTCAGCCGGCAACCCTCGGAATCCGAACTGGCCACAGCCGTCGAAGCGATCCGAACGGCGGAGTCCCCGCTCGTAGGGATGCGGGATCTGCTCTGGGCACTGCTGAATACCAAGGAATTCATCGTCAACCACTGA
- the hisB gene encoding imidazoleglycerol-phosphate dehydratase HisB has product MARTATIKRQTGETQIELTIDLDGTGQVDIDTGVGFLNHMLTLFAKHGCFDLTVKATGDLDVDDHHTTEDIGICLGKAIHQAVGDKKGITRYGFMILPMDETLATVALDLSGRVWFEQKFAFPTEKIGTFDTQLVAEFLQALAANALMNLHVVLNHGQNSHHISEAIFKATARALRQALTNDPRQTGVPSSKGTLTE; this is encoded by the coding sequence ATGGCACGTACAGCCACGATCAAACGACAGACCGGCGAAACGCAGATTGAACTGACCATCGACCTCGACGGCACCGGACAGGTCGACATCGATACCGGTGTCGGCTTCCTCAACCATATGCTGACGCTGTTCGCCAAACATGGCTGCTTCGATCTCACGGTGAAAGCAACCGGCGATCTCGATGTCGACGATCACCACACGACCGAGGATATCGGGATCTGTCTCGGCAAGGCGATTCATCAGGCCGTCGGCGATAAGAAGGGGATCACCCGCTATGGATTTATGATCCTGCCGATGGACGAGACGCTGGCCACGGTCGCACTCGACCTGAGTGGCCGTGTCTGGTTCGAGCAGAAGTTCGCCTTTCCGACCGAGAAGATCGGCACGTTCGACACTCAGCTCGTAGCCGAGTTCCTGCAGGCGCTGGCGGCGAACGCCCTGATGAATCTGCACGTTGTGTTGAACCACGGCCAGAACAGTCACCACATCTCGGAAGCGATCTTCAAGGCGACAGCGCGGGCTCTGCGTCAGGCGCTCACAAACGATCCGCGACAGACCGGCGTGCCGTCGTCAAAGGGAACACTCACAGAGTAG
- the scpB gene encoding SMC-Scp complex subunit ScpB has protein sequence MNSSWTGPFAWPPRSERPAREKLSLAVSSADVQAPFSCIRTPQLARLEAALFVADAPLSAKKLADAAKLIDTGQCHLLVEQLNEMYDHDQSPFRIEQIASGYQLLTRSQYSQWLDRIHHRHVELKLTPPTLETLTIIAYRQPITRADVEAIRGVQSSEVIKQLMERQLIRIGGEEDSLGRPYLYETTKTFLQFMGIRRIDQLPNYAELRKPPATETESTPPENAAADDDSGETNHEESQAA, from the coding sequence GTGAATTCTTCCTGGACGGGCCCATTCGCCTGGCCGCCAAGAAGCGAGCGGCCCGCCCGGGAGAAGCTGTCTCTGGCGGTCTCTTCCGCCGACGTACAGGCCCCGTTCAGCTGCATCCGCACGCCCCAACTCGCACGACTCGAAGCCGCTCTTTTCGTCGCCGACGCCCCCCTGTCGGCTAAGAAGCTCGCCGACGCCGCCAAGCTGATCGACACGGGCCAGTGTCACCTACTCGTCGAACAACTCAACGAGATGTACGACCACGATCAGTCCCCCTTCCGCATCGAACAGATCGCCAGTGGCTACCAGCTGCTCACCCGTTCGCAATACTCGCAGTGGCTCGACCGCATTCACCACCGCCATGTCGAATTGAAGCTCACGCCGCCGACGCTGGAAACACTGACGATCATTGCGTACCGACAACCGATTACCCGAGCCGATGTCGAAGCCATTCGCGGCGTGCAGTCGTCGGAAGTCATCAAGCAGCTGATGGAACGCCAGCTGATCCGCATCGGCGGCGAGGAAGATTCCCTCGGTCGTCCGTATCTCTACGAAACGACAAAGACGTTCCTGCAGTTCATGGGCATCCGACGCATCGATCAGCTCCCGAACTACGCGGAACTCCGAAAGCCGCCCGCTACGGAAACCGAAAGCACTCCGCCGGAAAACGCCGCCGCAGACGACGACAGTGGCGAGACAAATCACGAAGAATCGCAAGCCGCGTGA
- a CDS encoding PSD1 and planctomycete cytochrome C domain-containing protein: protein MKNTVLQICVVLCGLASHSFAADLDFNRDIRPILSDKCIGCHGPDEEHREADLRLDERDAAFEDRGGYAAIVPGKPEESELIARILETDHDLKMPPEHSQKSLTPEDIDKLQQWIAEGAEWEPHWAYVTPELVDTPEIDQPEWSNNFIDNFVAAEVKRQGMTFAGDADPVTLLRRVCFDLTGLPPTLEMVDAFEKDHSPAAVNVLIDELLASEHYGERMAMVWLDLVRYADTVGYHGDQDHSISPYRDWVINAFNDNMKFDQFTREQLAGDLMEDSGVDELVASGYNRLLQTTHEGGLQQKEYLAIYAADRVRNVSAVWMGATVGCAQCHTHKYDPYTITDFYSLAAFFADLDEAKHFTSGGNSLPTKREPEMLVLPPELREERARLVEEKAELAKLASTASDDSELAEQTQQIAEIDAAIKEIEKSGRLTMISKSIEPRVMRVLPRGNWMDDSGPIVEPAVPEFLPAIETSGDRATRLDLANWLVDDENGVGLLTARVMVNRLWAIMFGRGLADLTDFGGQGKPPTHPELLDRLAIEFVESGWDIKHMMRLMAQSRIYQLSSLASVEQMQRDPDNKYYSRQSRFRLHAEMVRDNALAVSGLLVTEIGGRSARPYQPAGYYRHLNFPTRKYVADKDTNQWRRGVYMHWQRQFLHPMLKAFDAPSREECTAERPRSNTPLAALTLLNDDSFVEAARMMAARVIQEGGETEQSRLDYACRLTMSRTPDESEQQILTTLRHEQHEYYQQHSKEREQVLQTGLAKSPEDLDPTELAAWMQVCRVLLNLSEVTTRN, encoded by the coding sequence ATGAAGAACACCGTCCTGCAAATCTGCGTCGTTCTCTGCGGACTGGCCAGCCACTCTTTCGCTGCGGATCTCGATTTTAATCGGGATATCCGTCCGATTCTCTCCGACAAATGCATCGGCTGTCATGGCCCGGATGAAGAACATCGCGAAGCCGATCTTCGGCTCGATGAACGGGATGCCGCCTTCGAAGACCGGGGCGGATATGCCGCCATTGTTCCCGGCAAGCCGGAGGAGAGCGAGCTGATTGCCCGCATTCTGGAAACCGATCACGATCTGAAGATGCCGCCCGAGCATTCTCAGAAATCGCTCACGCCAGAAGACATCGACAAGTTGCAGCAGTGGATCGCTGAGGGAGCCGAGTGGGAACCACACTGGGCGTACGTCACGCCAGAACTGGTGGACACCCCAGAGATCGATCAACCGGAGTGGAGCAACAACTTCATCGATAACTTCGTCGCCGCGGAAGTGAAGCGACAGGGGATGACGTTCGCAGGCGATGCCGATCCGGTCACCCTGCTCCGCCGCGTCTGCTTCGATCTCACGGGACTTCCTCCCACACTGGAGATGGTCGATGCCTTCGAGAAGGATCATTCCCCCGCCGCAGTGAACGTGCTGATTGATGAACTGCTCGCCTCCGAGCACTACGGAGAGCGAATGGCGATGGTCTGGCTCGATCTGGTGCGGTACGCCGACACCGTCGGCTATCACGGCGATCAGGATCACAGCATTTCGCCGTATCGCGACTGGGTCATCAACGCCTTCAATGACAATATGAAGTTCGACCAGTTCACCCGCGAGCAACTCGCCGGCGATCTGATGGAGGACTCGGGAGTCGACGAGCTCGTCGCCTCCGGCTACAACCGACTTCTGCAGACGACGCACGAAGGCGGGCTGCAGCAGAAGGAGTATCTCGCGATCTACGCAGCCGATCGCGTCCGCAATGTCTCGGCTGTCTGGATGGGAGCGACGGTCGGATGTGCTCAATGCCATACGCACAAGTACGACCCGTATACGATCACCGACTTCTACTCCCTGGCGGCGTTCTTTGCAGATCTCGACGAAGCAAAGCACTTCACCTCGGGAGGCAATTCGCTGCCCACTAAGCGCGAGCCGGAAATGCTCGTGCTTCCGCCGGAACTTCGTGAAGAACGGGCCCGACTCGTCGAGGAGAAGGCGGAACTGGCAAAACTCGCTAGTACAGCCTCCGATGATTCCGAACTGGCCGAACAGACTCAGCAGATCGCTGAGATCGACGCCGCGATCAAGGAGATCGAGAAATCCGGCCGTCTGACGATGATTTCGAAGTCGATCGAACCACGCGTGATGCGGGTGCTGCCCCGGGGCAACTGGATGGACGATTCCGGGCCAATTGTGGAGCCGGCTGTACCGGAGTTTCTCCCGGCGATCGAAACCAGCGGGGACCGGGCCACGCGGCTCGATCTCGCCAACTGGCTGGTCGACGACGAGAACGGCGTCGGACTGCTGACCGCCCGTGTGATGGTGAATCGACTCTGGGCGATCATGTTCGGCCGGGGTCTGGCGGACCTCACCGATTTTGGAGGCCAGGGGAAGCCGCCGACTCATCCCGAACTGCTCGACCGGCTCGCAATTGAGTTCGTCGAATCGGGCTGGGACATCAAGCACATGATGCGACTCATGGCTCAGAGCCGAATCTATCAGCTCAGTTCACTGGCAAGTGTCGAGCAGATGCAGCGCGATCCGGACAACAAATACTACTCACGCCAGTCCCGCTTTCGTCTCCACGCAGAGATGGTGCGGGACAACGCCCTGGCCGTCAGCGGCCTGCTCGTGACCGAAATTGGTGGTCGAAGTGCCCGTCCGTATCAGCCGGCTGGTTATTACCGGCATCTCAACTTCCCCACCCGGAAGTATGTCGCCGACAAAGATACGAATCAGTGGCGACGCGGCGTCTATATGCACTGGCAGCGGCAGTTTTTGCATCCGATGTTGAAGGCCTTCGATGCGCCCAGTCGGGAGGAATGCACAGCCGAGCGGCCGCGTTCCAACACGCCGCTCGCGGCTCTCACGCTGCTCAACGATGACAGCTTCGTCGAAGCAGCCCGGATGATGGCGGCTCGCGTGATTCAGGAAGGCGGCGAGACCGAACAGAGTCGCCTCGACTACGCCTGCCGCCTGACGATGTCCCGTACTCCCGATGAGTCCGAGCAGCAGATCCTCACAACATTACGTCACGAACAACACGAATATTATCAGCAGCATTCCAAAGAACGGGAACAGGTTCTGCAGACCGGGCTGGCGAAGTCTCCCGAGGATCTCGATCCCACCGAGCTGGCCGCGTGGATGCAGGTCTGCCGGGTGCTGCTCAACCTGAGTGAAGTCACCACCCGCAACTGA